Within Amycolatopsis sp. FDAARGOS 1241, the genomic segment ACGCCTGCTCCTGAGCCGGAGTGGGCGGCGGCTGCGGTGTCCCGGGTTCCTGCGGTGGCTGAGGCGGCGGCGCCTGACCCTGTGCGCGTTCCTCGGCGGCGAACCGCATCTCGTGCTCCCGCAGCCGGTCCGACGGAACCTGCTCGATGCGGCCGGACTGACCCACCAGGAACACCGGTCGCCCGGCCGGCAGGTCCAGGAACGCCAGTGGATGGCTCGGGTCGTCGGTGTCCGCGGCGAACACCGTCCACCCCATTTCGAAGCGATCGGCCGAAAGGCCTTCCGTGGGGTGATCCAGTCCTCGTGACCGGATCCACTGCGCCACCAACGAAATCGCCTGCGCCGCTTCCATTCGGTTGTCCTCCCGTGCGCGTCCCGGTCACCCTAGGGGGTGCGGTGGGCGCGAGGGAACCGGTCAGGCGGTCACCGTCACCAGCACGACGGCGACAGCGATCGCCACGACCAGCCAGGCCGGCGTTTTCACTGTTCCCGGGCGGACACGATCTCCGCGAGGGCTTCCTGGATCTTCGCTTCGGCAGGTTCCTTCGTGATACCCAGCCCGGTCAGCACCTCGTAGCCCGCGCCCTCGCCCTGTTCCAGGATCGCCAGCAGGATGTGCTCGGTGCCGATGTAGTTGTGGCCCATCCGCAGGCCTTCGCGCAGTGTCAGCTCCAGCGTCTTCTTCGCGGCGGCCGCGAACGGCATCGGCTCGGGCACCGGGTCGACGGGCTCGGGCAGCCGCGCCTCGGCGGCTTCCTTCACGGCCTCCAGGGTCACCCCCTGGAAGACGATGATCCCCGCGGCCAGCGCCGCGGGCTCGGTGAGCAGCCCGAGGACGAGGTGGACGGTGTCGATGCCGGGGCTCTTCGCCGCGATCGCCGCCTGCTGCGCCGCCACGACCACGTTGCGCGCGCGTACCGTGTAGCGGCCGTACACACGCTCGATCGTGCCGCCGTCGCCGGCATCACCCTTCGGCACGAACCGCTTCTGCGCGGCTTGTTTCGACACGCCCATGCTGGCACCGATCTCCGTCCAGGACGCGCCACTGCGCCGCGCCTGGTCCACGAAGTGGCCGATGAGGTGGTCTGCCAGCTCGCCGAGGTGCTCGCCCATGTACACGGCGTCGGAGAGCTGAGCGAGGGTGTCTTGTTGG encodes:
- a CDS encoding Clp protease N-terminal domain-containing protein, with translation MTYPVKLDDLISAIKANNQQDTLAQLSDAVYMGEHLGELADHLIGHFVDQARRSGASWTEIGASMGVSKQAAQKRFVPKGDAGDGGTIERVYGRYTVRARNVVVAAQQAAIAAKSPGIDTVHLVLGLLTEPAALAAGIIVFQGVTLEAVKEAAEARLPEPVDPVPEPMPFAAAAKKTLELTLREGLRMGHNYIGTEHILLAILEQGEGAGYEVLTGLGITKEPAEAKIQEALAEIVSAREQ